The sequence below is a genomic window from Sphingobacterium sp. ML3W.
TATTATCAATAGTAAGGCCTTTTTTATACATGAATATTTTGGATTAAGCTTCAGAAATTGCATTGATAATATCGTATTGTGTTATGATATTAATTTTACCAAAATCATCTTCTACCAATACTGCCTGCGTTTCTTTGTTAATTAAAGCTGATATCTTGTCTATGGATGTATTTAAATCAACAAAGGGAAAAGGCTTTGTCATTACTTCTTGCACAGATGATGACCTGAGTGAAGAATTTTCCAATAAGGCACTGAGAATGTCAGATTCAGTTATTTTACCAACTACCATCCCTTGTTGCGTTACAGGTATTTGTGAAATATTTAGGGTTTTCATGAAATTGAATGCTTCAAATACAGTTTGATTGACATCTGCGGTAACAATCGCTTGTTCGCCCCTTTTTTTCAATATGCTCTTCGCATTTAGTTTCTCATCTTCTAAGAACCCTCTTTCTCTCAGCCAATCCTCATTATACATCTTACCCATGTACCGTGAACCGTGATCATGGAAGATTACAACCACCACATCATCATCATTTAAAGAGTCCTTTAATTGAATAAGACCAGCCAAAGCTGCACCAGCTGAGTTACCTGCAAAAATTCCTTCTTTGCGCGCCAATTCTCGAGTCATTAAAGCCGCATCTTTATCGGTTACTTTTTCAAAGAAATCAATCAAACTAAAATCGACATTTTGGGGAAGAAAATCTTCACCTACACCCTCTGTGATATAAGGGTATATCTCATCTTTATCAAAAACACCCGTTTCCTTATATTTTTTAAAAACAGAACCATAAGTATCTATGCCCCATACTTTGATATTGGGGTTTTGCTCTCTTAAATATCGAGCTGTGCCTGATATGGTACCACCGGTCCCCACTCCAACGACAAGATGGGTAATCTTTCCTTCCGTTTGTTCCCATATTTCAGGACCCGTTTGCTCATAATGTGCTTGGGCATTTGATGGGTTATCGTATTGATTCGCTTTCCAGCTGTTTGGTACTTCACGTTCTAAGCGACTTGAAACAGAATAGTAGGAGCGAGGGTCTTCGGGATCTACATTTGTTGGACACACAATTACCTCTGCTCCAAAAGCCCGCAGTGCATCAACTTTTTCTTTAGATTGCTTATCTGTTGTTGTAAATATACATTTATAGCCTTTGACCACTGCTGCCATTGCCAATCCCATTCCGGTATTTCCAGAAGTTCCTTCAATGATTGTTCCCCCTGGTTTCAATAAACCTGCCTGCTCCGCATCTTCGATCATTTTAAGTGCCATCCTATCTTTAATCGAGTTTCCAGGATTGCTGGTCTCTATTTTAGCGAGGATAGTTCCTTTTAGATCTTTGGTTATTTTGTTTAGTTTAACAAGAGGGGTGTTTCCAATTGTTTCTAAAATGTTATTATACCACATAAGGTTACCGTTAGTTTCTTTAAAAATAACAAAAAATGTCTATTTCTTAGAATTTCAAGTGCTTTACTGTCAGCCCATTATTTTTAAGTTGTTTAAGTGCATCTATGCCGATACTGATATGGGCATCTACATATTTAGCGGTTACACTGACATCGCTATTTGCTGTTTTAACACCTTCAGGAATCATAGGTTGATCAGAAACAAGTAATAATGCCCCTGTAGGAATTTTATTCGCAAATCCAACACTAAATATGGTTGCGGTTTCCATATCTACTGCCATAGCACGTATGGATTTTAGATATTTTTTAAAATCTTTATCGTGTTCCCAAACACGTCTGTTTGTCGTGTAAACCGTACCTGTCCAGTAATCTCTTGAATGATCACGTATGGTTGTAGAAATTGCTTTTTGTAATGCAAAAGATGGAAGGGAGGGTACTTCTGCAGGAAAATAATCATTTGAAGTTCCCTCACCACGGATGGCAGCAATGGGTAATATAAGTTCTCCAACACCAATTTTCTTTTTCAATCCACCGGTTTTTCCTAAAAAAAGCACAGCCTTTGGTGTAATGGCTGATAATAGATCCATTACCGTGGCTGCCATTGGACTACCCATACCAAAATTGATAATGGTGATACCACCCGCAGTTACACTTTGCATAGGTTTATCCTCTCCATAGATGGGGGCATCATCATGCATTTCAGAAAAAATAGTGATATATTTTGAAAAGTTCGTAAGTAGGATATATTCGCCAAACTCTTCCAAGGGCCTTCCTGTATATCGGGGCAACCAGTTGTGAACAATTTCTTCCTTGGATTTCAAACCAGGTGTGATAGGACTATCTACATTTTTTTTACTTTTTGCCATAATTCTTCAATTTAATAATTAAACATGTTTGAAGGAAGAATGATTGATAGAACCCATGCGTTTAAAAAAAATCCCTCGCGGTAAGCGAGGGATTTTAATTAAGCGACTTGCAATTTTTTGATATCCGACTTTTCAAATTTTTTCAATGCATATTCCAATGTGATATGCAATTCTTTTTGATTGGTCTTTTCCTTCGATGTTGGAATTTCAAACATTGCGTCGAGCATAATAGCCTCGCATATACTTCTTAAACCACGAGCTCCAAGTTTAAATTCATCTGCTTTATCAACAATAAAATTGTAAACCTCTGCATCAAATTTCAACTCAATTCCTTCGTATTCAAATAATTTTCTGTACTGTTTGATTAACGCATTTTTAGGTACTGTTAAGATACTCAATAGTGTCTCTTTGTCCAATGGATTTAAATACGTTAATACAGGTAATCTTCCTATTAATTCTGGAATTAATCCAAAACTTTTTAAATCCTGAGGGGTGATGTATTTATAAAGATTTTTTAAATCGATTTCTGTTTCATCCTCATTCATGCGATAACCTACTGTTTGTGTGCGCAGACGATTCGCAATTTTCTTTTGAATACCATCAAATGCGCCACCGCAGATAAATAAAATGTTGCTCGTATTTACGGCAATCATTTTTTGATCAGGGTGTTTACGACCACCTTGAGGCGGTACATTAACTACTGTTCCTTCCAAGATTTTAAGCAATGCTTGCTGCACACCCTCTCCCGACACATCTCTAGTAATCGAAGGGTTATCACTCTTACGAGCGACCTTATCAATCTCATCAATATAGATGATACCACGTTCAGCTGCAGCTACATCATAATCGGCAGCTTGTAATAAGCGTGTTAAAATACTCTCAACATCTTCTCCGACATAACCCGCTTCTGTCAATACAGTCGCATCTACGATACTAAAAGGAACATTTAAAATTTTGGCAACCGTTTTTGCCAATAATGTTTTACCAGTACCTGTTTCACCAACGACAATCAAATTTGATTTTTCAATCTCAATCTCATCCTCATCAACTTTTTGATTCAAACGTTTGTAGTGATTATAAACCGCAACAGAGATTACTTTTTTAGCATCGTCCTGTCCGATAACGTACTGATCCAAGTGTTCTTTAATTTCTAAAGGACGAATGAGTTTTAACGCAGTTTGTAATGTTTTACTTTTACGTTGTTTCAATTCTTCCGCTAGAATTTCGCCAGCTTGATTGATACAACGGTCACAGATGTGAGCGCCATCTCCAGCGATAAGCATTTGGGCGTCACTTTTACTCATTCCACAGAAGGAACAGTGAACGCCACTATTATTATTTTTAGCCATTATTATTTAATAATCTCCTTTTTAGGAAGTAAAATCTCATCTATCATTCCAAAGTCCTTAGCCTCTGAAGCCTTCATCCAATAATCACGGTCAGAAGATTTTTCTACCCATTCGTAAGTTTGTCCCGAGTGATCAGCGATGATGGTATAAAGCTCTTCTTTCAATTTCATCATCTCGCGTAGATTGATTTCCATATCCGAAGCAACACCTTGAGCACCGCCTGAAGGTTGGTGGATCATCACACGAGAGTGTCTTAATGCAGCACGTTTACCTTTAGCGCCCGCAACTAATAAAACAGCACCCATAGAAGCAGCAATACCTGTACAGATTGTGGCTACATCTGGTGCAATATATTGCATGGTATCATAAATACCTAAACCTGCATATACACTACCACCTGGTGAATTGATGTAGATTTGAATATCTCGTTGTGCATCTGTAGATTGTAAAAACAATAATTGTGCCTGAATGATGTTGGCTACCTGATCGTTGATACCATCACCTAAGAAAATAATACGATCCATCATTAAACGTGAAAATACATCCATCTGAGCAACATTTAGTTGACGCTCTTCTACGATGTAAGGAGTCAAGTTAGTAGGTGTATTTACTTGCGCACGTGCTATAAAACTATCAACATGTTGACTTCCAATTCGATGATGCTTAACTGCATATTTTCTGAATTCGTTTTTATCTATATTCATATTCTTTGTGATTCAAATTTATAAGACTAATATAAAACTATATTTTAAATAATAAATACTATATGCCATTTGTTTTACACATGAGTTACAATTCTACTAGAGTTGATCATAGTTTGGGAGTTCTTCAATAAATATAAATGATTTATTATCAAAATCTATCTTACAATAGTAATGCTCCAATCCATTACTCACGAGTAGTAGTGGTATTTTGTGGATGGAATTGTAGTTTGCTATCTGTTCAAAAGTAGCTTGCGTAATCTTTATGTGTGGTGCTTTAAATTCTGCTAATACTATTTTCTCTCCGCGATTATTATAAATCAATAAATCACTTCTTTTTTGTAAGTCGTTTAATTTCAACCCACCTTCAATTTTCATTAATGATTTTGGGTATTTTTTTTTAATATGGAGATAATGTACCCAATGCTGACGTACCCATTCCTCAGGTGTTAAAACAAGTTTCTTTTTTCGCAAATCATCAAAAATGAAAATAGTTTCATTTTCTTTTGTCAATTTCGCTGGATAAGGCGGTAAATTTAACGGAATCGGGTTAAACATCTTACAAAGATACTAATTTTGGTTTACTCGTAATAATCCCTAAGCAGGAATCTATAATACAAATTTTACTGTTCATCAATTTAGTTGTAATTTAGTGCCATCATGAATATCAGTCCCATTTTAGCAGACATAAAGAAACGAAAATTTCAACCCGTATATTTATTGCACGGTGAAGAGAGTTATTTTATAGATGTCATTAGTAATGCCTTGGAGCATACGGTCCTTAATGATGCACAAAAAGGGTTTGATCAAACCATATTATATGGGAAGGATACTGATTTCTCAACGATTGTAAGTGCTGCTAGGCGCTACCCCATGATGAGCGATCATCAATTGATCATCATCAAAGAAGCTCAGGATCTAAAATGGAAGGACGACGATTTGCTCCTTAAATACGTGGATCAATGTACAGCGACTACTGTATTGGTGTTTGATTATAAGTATAGTAAATTTGATAAGCGCAAAAAACTGTACAAGGCGATTGAAAAAAAAGGCCTTGTTGTTGAATCAAATAAACTTTACGATGATAAGGTAGCCGCTTGGGTTATCTCATATATTAAAGAGCAAGGCTGGAGCATACATCCACAGGCAGCGGCGTTGCTGTCCGAATATTTAGGGACAGAGCTTTCTAAAATCGTGAATGAGCTGAATAAGTTGATGCTCAATGTGCCGAAAGAAAAAGAAATCGTGGTAGCGGATATTGAACAAAATATAGGTATTTCGAAAGATTTTAATGTTTTTGAGCTCAACACCGCATTAGCTAAGCGCAATGCTTTTAAAGCGTATCAGATTATTGATTATTTTGCCGCAAACCCTAAAAGTAATCCTTTAGTACTTGTATTAGGTAATATGGCAGGATACTTTACAAAGATATTAAAATACCATTATATCGTTGACAAAAATACTGCAGCTAAAGAATTGGGAGTACATCCTTTCTTTTTGAAAGAGTATGAACTTGCAGCCCGTAATTACAACAGAAGGAAAACTTTTTCTATTATTGAAAATCTAAAAGATGCTGATCTAAAATCAAAGGGAGTCCAGGTTGGAAGCAATACAAATACCAAAGATATTTTGACAGAGTTGCTCTTTAATATCCTTAATTAGGCTAGTAATTCCATTAAATAAAATATTATTTTAATCTAAAAAAGCCTTTCTCATTTATTTGAGAGAGGCTTTTTTTGTAATAAGATCTATTTTAAATTGATATAACCAGTTGTTTTATAGTGTTTTGTGTGTTTTTGTTTTCTTTTTGTAATTTTTAAATTAAACACTTGTTTAATTTAAACACTTGTTTAAATTTGCACACGGTTTTTTTAAATCATCAAGAATGGAATTTAGTGAGAAACAATTAGAAATATTGCATGTTGCAGAGAATCTTTTTTCAAAAAATGGTTTTGATGGGACATCTGTTCGTGACATTGCACAAGAGGCACAGGTCAATGTCGCAATGATCAATTATTATTTTGGGTCTAAGGATAAATTATTGGATGATTTGTTCACCTATCGAGTTGAAAAATTTAAAATGGATGAAAGTATTTTGAACCTCACTTCACCCGTCATGGAAATTCTCGACGAAATGGTCAGTTCGTATATCAAGTATATGAATTCGAGCCTGGCTATTTATCAGATTATTGCTATCGAAGCAGGTGTAAAAAGAAGATTAATGCTATCTGATTCATATAAAAATCTAAAGGAACATAATCTACAAGTTATTTCGAGTATTATTCATCGCGGAATAGAAACTGGAGAATTTTTATCAGGCAATGATCCAATATTAATCCATGCTACGATGATGGGGACCTTCATGAATTTTCAGATGAATAAAACATTTTTAAAATCGCAATTAAATATAACTACAGACGAGGCCTATAGCAAATATATGGAATCTACCCTAGTCATACATTTACAAAGAACGATTAAAGCTTTATTAACATATGCATATTAAAATAGGAAAGTTGGCGCTCTTGCTTTTCTGTCTTCAGGGCTCGGCATTTGCACAGCAAAATGGCCCTCTTACCTTGCAAGAGGTTATCCATCTTGCACAGACACAAAGTTTAGAAGCAAAAGCTACAGAGACAAAAATTAGAGGAAGAAAACTGGAGTTAGAAGCTTCCAAGAATAGTTTGCTCCCTGATGCTAAACTAAGTGGCCAATATTTGGCTATGACCTCACCAGATGTAAAACTGCAAATACCACTGTCTTCTTCTTCAGATCCGATGGATATCAAGGCTAATCAGCTGTTGTTAGGACAGGCTTCCATCAGTATGCCTATCTATACCGGAGGAAAGATTAAAAATAGTATTGCTGCTGCGGGTAATGCTGTAAAGGCTGAAGAATATACAGCATTGGCACTTAAAGATCAATTAGCACAGCGTGGTATCAATTTGTTTATCAGCTTATACAAAGCACAGCAAACAGCGCTTTTAATGGAGGAAAATATAAAAAGAGCCGAGCAACGAGTGATTGATTTCAGAGCCATGGAAGCGAATGGTATTATTCCAAGAAACGACCTTTTAAAATCAGAGCTGCAATTGTCCAATTATAAAGTTGCCTTACAGGAAGCTGAGAAAAATAAAGCGGTGTTAAATTATGAACTGGTTAATTTTCTAAAATTAGATGAGGGTACACATATATCAGCTATACAATTGGAGGATCCTGAAGTTGCTGTAAAATCTTCTGATGCCCAGATTGCACTGAATAATAGAAATGAGTTGAAAGCTCTGCAAGCACAACACGATATTGCTGAAAATAAAGTCAATATCGAAAAGGCTAACGCATTGCCTAAAATTGCTGTATCTGGAGGTTATGCCGCATTAGATGTACATAATTTGTTAACGGTGAAAAATGCCATGAATGTAGGAGTAGGCGTGTCCTATGATATTGGCTCGCTTTATAAAAATAAGAAAAATGTCAATATCGCGCGTAATCAAGTTAGTCAAATTGATGAAAATGTTGTCATTATGAACGATAAAATAAAGGTTCAAGTGCAACAAGCAAATGAAAACTTTCAGCTGTCGGTTTCGCAGAACCAGCTCTATTCTGAAGCTGTTAGTCAAGCAAATGAAAATTATCGAATCGTCAAGGATAAGTATGATAACGGCGTGGCAGATACAGATGATTTATTAGAAGCCGACGTACAGCAATTACAGTCAAAAATTAACTTAGCAATTTCCAAAGCGAATACGGTAGAGAAATATTACGACCTGCTTTTGGTAAATGGACAAATAGCAACAAAATAATTATAATAGCAATGGAAAATCAAGAAGAAAAGAAACCATCGAGTAAAAAGTTCGCCTTCATTCTAATAGCCCTTATTTTAGTTGGGGGTGGTTATGGAGGTTATAAATATATACACGGTCAATCACATGAGACTACAGATGATGCGCAGGTTGATAAAAATATGAACCCCATCATTCCAAAAGTAGGAGGATATATTTCCCAAGTATATGTGAAAGATAATGATCTTGTCAAAAAGGGGGATACCCTTTTTACCATTGACACTCAAGATTATTTAATTTCTGTGAAAGAGGCGGAAGCGGCACTCTTGGGAGCAGAAAGTTCTTTCGAGGTTTCAAAAGCTGATGTTAACGCAACCTCAGCGAATGTTGCTGTTTCCGATGCAACTGTTCGCTCTAACGTCGGAAGTATAGATGCCGCAAAGATTAGAGCCGAACAAGCTCAGAATGATTTTACCCGTTATTCGAACCTATATCATAATCATTCGATCACCAAACAACAATATGAGCAAGCGCTGACAGCAAAGTTAGAAGCAGAGAAGCAAGTGGAGATCTTACAGCAACAACGTAATGCCTCCAACTCGCAACGCGAGGCTGTGGTGAGTAAAACTAATGTAGCAAGTAAGCAGACGTTAGTTGCACAAGCGAATATAGAGCGTGCAAAAGCGGCGCTTGATGCAGCGAAGTTGAACCTTTCGTATACGGTTGTGACTGCCTCTGCAGATGGTCAGATTTCTAATGTAAAAATTAGACCAGGTCAAATGGTTAATCCTGGAGCAGCCTTGTTTTACATAGTCGACAATCATGAAACTTGGGTAGTTGCCAATTTCAAAGAGACACAAATGAATGATATCCGTATTGGACAAAAAGTAGAGGTGATTGTAGATGCATACCCAAGTATTAAGTTTGAAGGTGAAGTGAATTCTTTCTCACCAGCGACAGGGTCTAGATTTTCTTTGTTACCTCCGGACAATGCAACGGGTAACTTTGTGAAAACCGTGCAGCGTCTGCCTGTGAAGATATTATTAACGAATGCTAATACGGCCGATCATATTGCATTATTACGTTCAGGGATGAACGCAGATGTTGATGTCCATTTAAAATAGAACTATGACAGCTACACTTGATCAAGATAGTCTTATTGAATATGGGTATCGACGTGTCATCATTACCATTATAGCCGTACTTTGTGCTTTATTGGAGATTGTGGATACCACGATTGTTAATGTTGCTCTCAATGATATGAAAGGAACATTGGGTGCTACGTTGACTGATATCGCTTGGGTGATCACTGCATATGCAATCGCAAATGTTATCGTAATCCCCATGACAAGTTGGCTATCGCAGCAATTTGGTCGCAAAAATTACTTTGCTGCCTCCATTATTATTTTTACCGTATCTTCTTTTTTCTGTGGTAATTCGACGAATTTATGGGAACTCGTATTTTTTAGATTTATACAAGGAATGGGAGGCGGGGCACTTTTGGTTACCGCCCAAACCATTATCACTGAAAGCTATCCACCTGCTAAAAGAAGTATGGCACAAGCTATCTATGGGATGGGGGTTATTGTGGGTCCTACTTTAGGGCCACCTTTAGGTGGTTATATCGTCGATCATTTCTCTTGGCCTTATATTTTCTATATCAATGTGCCTTTAGGTATTATTGCGGTTCTCTTGACACTTTCATTTGTTAGAAGTCCAAAATATGGTGAAAAACAAGCTGCAAAAGATGTGGATTGGTGGGGTATGGTATTTCTCATTATGTTCATTGGTTCATTACAATATGTATTGGAACATGGACAACAAGATGATTGGTTTTCTAATAGTACCATTGTTGTGTTATCCGTGGCCTCCGTCTTAGGATTGTTATTTTTTGTGTGGCGAGAGTTGACATATGATCGGCCAATTGTGAATCTTCGCGTTCTAAAAGACAAAAATCTGCAAGTAGGGGTCGTAATGAGTTTTATATTAGGATTTGGTTTATTCGGTTCAACATTTGTAATCCCGATATACACGCAATCCATTCTAGGTTGGACTGCTACAGATGCAGGGTTACTATTGATTCCAAGTTCACTGATGACGGGCGCGATGATGCCTTTTATAGGGAAGATGATTCAAAATGGAGTTCCTCAAAAGTATATGGTAGCGTTAGGTCTATGTATATTCTTTGGTTTTTCATTTGTCATGTACAGCCGATTGACCAATGATACAGGTGCGGAGCATATGTTCTGGCCATTGATATTCAGAGGGGTCGGTTTGGGTCTGTTATTTGTTCCTGTCATGACTTTATCCCTTTCTACTTTGTCGGGTAAAAGCATAGGTGAAGGCGCAGCTTTTACAGGTATGATGCGTCAGCTTGGAGGTTCATTTGGAATTGCATTGATTACCACTTTTATTTCCCGATTCACGCAGGCGCACCGTGTCAATTTGCTCTCGCATCTGGATACCACGAGTTTCGAAGTGCAGCAGCGAGTTAACCAGCTTCAAGCCAGCTTTATTGCTAAAGGATTTGCTCCTAATGAAGCATTAGCAAAGGCCTATCAGCTATTGGAAGGTTCTGTGACAAAGCAAGCAACTGTATTGTCGTATATGGATGTGTTCCTATATATTGGGTTATTATTTATCGCTTGTGTCCCTTTTGTTCTAATGATTAAACAAGGGAAGAATAAAGTGGATACGTCGAGTTTACATTAAATGATATGTATGGCTCTAAAAAAACAGTAATAGATTTTATCTGTTACTGTTTTTTTATGCGGTCGTGACAAATATTTTTATGCTAACAATTGTGCTATTTGTTTGTTTATAATTTGATATTCCTTGTGAACGGTACACAAGTTTAACATAGGGATGGGGCTCTAAACAAACTAATGATAGATTTATGAAATTATTACTTATTCTTTTTACGGCATTTTTCATTTCTTTAGTAGGTACAAAATTAGTATATGGTTTTTGGGACTTCTCGTTCGCCGGAAATCTAGGGATGTCTGTCTTTATCATTTTTACAGGATTGTCGCACTTTAAGTTTCAAAAGGGGATGACCATGATGATGCCCGATTTTATGCCTGCAAAGTTGTTTTTTGTTTACTTAACGGGAGTTTTGGAAATTGCTGCGGGTATTGGGCTAATGATACCATCATTACGTACTATTACAGCCGTATTGTTGATTATTTTCTTTATCGTTGTTTTTATAGCAAATGTAAATTCCTCAAAAAAGATGATCAATATGTTTAAGGCAGATTATACTGGCCCGGGCATGAATTATCTTTACGCGCAAAGACTTCCTATGCAGCTTATTTTGATTGCGTGGGTCTGGTATTTTGGGCTATACATAAAATAATAATGTGCTAAAAAATCCTCCATCATCGAGCGATGAGGAGGATTAAACCAATTATAATAGAGGGAGGAGGGAATATTATTTTGTTAGGATATTATCGAAAGTAATGGACATATAATATAAAGCACCAAGTGTTGGACCACCAGCATATTGAATGTAGTGGTTGTTGAATACATTACTACCACCAAGTTTTATAACTGCCTTCGTCAGTTTGTAACTCATCTGAGCATCGATATTATGATAAGCAGATACACGTGCATTTACGAGTGGGCTTTCCCAATCAAAAGCATCTTGCCATTTCCAAACGACATTAAAACCAAAATTTGGTACGATTTCTCTATTTCCAAACGATAGATTCGATGCCCATTTAGGTGTGTTAAAGCCCGTAACAAAAAGATCTGACTCCTTGTTTTTTGTTATGTCACTGAAATTGATATTGCCAGACAGGGTATAGTTGCCACTGAAGTTGTACGTTACACCCAAAGAACTTCCGTAGTTATTGTAACTGTTTTTCGCGTTGGTATAAACCCGATAACGTGTTTGTTGCGATCTATTGTTGGCCAACATATCAAGTACCGAAGCGTCGGTCGTTATTTTGTCTGTGGCAGGAACAGCAACCTCTACCTGCCCCAAGAATCCTTTGTAAACATTGCTGTAAAGATCCCAATCAATCGCTAATTTATTTTGCAAAAGAACTGCTTTATAACCAATCTCAAAAGACTTGATGCTTTCCGGTTCTGTTGCTCTTAGATTTGTCACGGTCAATAGTCCACGGTTCTTAAGTGCTGCATCATTGGATGTCAATCCATTTGCTACATCTTTATTTACTGCAGCATTGAAGGTATTGACAGATTGTAAAGTATATGAATTATCTAAATACCCAAGGCCCTCATTGATATAAGGTAGGCCCCCTACACGACGCACATTTCCATTATTGACGAATGATAGGGCTTCAAAAAGAGCGGGAAATCGATAGCCATTCTGAAATGATGCTCTCAAGTTATGTTTCTCTTTTAAAGTATACACAGCCGCGATTCTAGGATTAATTTTAGCGGAAAATTCTGGATTATAGTCCACACGTAAGGAACCGAAAATCTTTAACTTCTCTTCTAATAAGGATTTTGTAATCTGACCAAAACCACCAATTTTTTTATAATAGACATTATCTCCAAAAGAGCCATTGGGTAAAGGTTGACTGCGTTCGGCAACAGGTCTTTTAAAGTCAACAAAATTATTTCCGTCAGGAACAACTTCGTATACGGTTGCATCGCCGCCCACAAGAAGGTTGAAAATATTGATATGCCGGCTTAGATCCCACTGGGCATTGGCATGATATGTTCTGCTCATCTGTTTCAATTGCGCTCCTCCAGTTGCGGTACCTGTAGCTATACCTGCATTCAGGTGATCCCAATTATTGATCTTCGTGATCGTGTTTTTCAAAGATGTAAAATCATTTGTACCCGGCTCCACGCGGCCATTATCGGCTAATCTTCTTGCATTTTGCAAGGCTTCTGTTAATGAAGTCCCTTCATTTAATTGTGTCTGCAATGTGTTTTTGAAAAGATCTCTCCAGGCATTGTTCGATAGATGGGTTAGGTCTAAATTGTCTGCCAAAGGTTTTATATTGTAGGAGTCACCCGTGTTTTCTGTCGAAATATAAGTCTTTATGGAGTAGTCATTTCCTTTCAATTCTAATTTGTGATTTTGAACTTTCACATTGTCCAATTGAATTTTATTACCACGTTGGAATACACCATCCATTTGACCAAACCGATAACTATAAGACAATTCAGCATTTTCCGTGAAGCGGTAATGCAATGCGGCATCGAATTTTAAGTTTTCGACTGTTGGCTTCGATAGATCCTGTTCTTTATATCCCGTTCGCCTAACGATAAGAGATTGGTTAGATTTGCCATCAAAATTTAATCCACTTAAAGTGACAGCATTATTATTTTCGTCACCGTAAATATTCCAACCATCATAAGCAGGATTGTTATTGCCTGAAAGTTCAGGATAGTTAGGATTTGCTGTGTTTAAATTGTTTGGATTTTGATCTTGAAATGAATTGGACAGCCAATCGGTACCTCTTAAATAGCTGATATTGACCTTAAATGCAAATTTATTATTAAAGGATTTAGCAAAACGAACGGCATTTTCGGTTAGGTTGCTCAATTCTCTTCCTGTACCGCCAGTATGATTAAGGCCATTTTTTGTGTACACGCTCAGCCCCTCATAGAGGAAAGGATTTTTGGTCAACAGGTTAGCCATACCATTTATTGCATTCATTCCATAGAGTGCAGAGGAGGCCCCAGGAGTTATTTCTATGCTAGCGATGTCTAGTTCCGTCGGACCAATTGCATTACCAAGTGGAACACCTAATGTAGCTGCTTGCATATCAAC
It includes:
- a CDS encoding TetR family transcriptional regulator → MEFSEKQLEILHVAENLFSKNGFDGTSVRDIAQEAQVNVAMINYYFGSKDKLLDDLFTYRVEKFKMDESILNLTSPVMEILDEMVSSYIKYMNSSLAIYQIIAIEAGVKRRLMLSDSYKNLKEHNLQVISSIIHRGIETGEFLSGNDPILIHATMMGTFMNFQMNKTFLKSQLNITTDEAYSKYMESTLVIHLQRTIKALLTYAY
- a CDS encoding TolC family protein, coding for MHIKIGKLALLLFCLQGSAFAQQNGPLTLQEVIHLAQTQSLEAKATETKIRGRKLELEASKNSLLPDAKLSGQYLAMTSPDVKLQIPLSSSSDPMDIKANQLLLGQASISMPIYTGGKIKNSIAAAGNAVKAEEYTALALKDQLAQRGINLFISLYKAQQTALLMEENIKRAEQRVIDFRAMEANGIIPRNDLLKSELQLSNYKVALQEAEKNKAVLNYELVNFLKLDEGTHISAIQLEDPEVAVKSSDAQIALNNRNELKALQAQHDIAENKVNIEKANALPKIAVSGGYAALDVHNLLTVKNAMNVGVGVSYDIGSLYKNKKNVNIARNQVSQIDENVVIMNDKIKVQVQQANENFQLSVSQNQLYSEAVSQANENYRIVKDKYDNGVADTDDLLEADVQQLQSKINLAISKANTVEKYYDLLLVNGQIATK
- a CDS encoding HlyD family secretion protein, whose protein sequence is MENQEEKKPSSKKFAFILIALILVGGGYGGYKYIHGQSHETTDDAQVDKNMNPIIPKVGGYISQVYVKDNDLVKKGDTLFTIDTQDYLISVKEAEAALLGAESSFEVSKADVNATSANVAVSDATVRSNVGSIDAAKIRAEQAQNDFTRYSNLYHNHSITKQQYEQALTAKLEAEKQVEILQQQRNASNSQREAVVSKTNVASKQTLVAQANIERAKAALDAAKLNLSYTVVTASADGQISNVKIRPGQMVNPGAALFYIVDNHETWVVANFKETQMNDIRIGQKVEVIVDAYPSIKFEGEVNSFSPATGSRFSLLPPDNATGNFVKTVQRLPVKILLTNANTADHIALLRSGMNADVDVHLK
- a CDS encoding MDR family MFS transporter, with the translated sequence MTATLDQDSLIEYGYRRVIITIIAVLCALLEIVDTTIVNVALNDMKGTLGATLTDIAWVITAYAIANVIVIPMTSWLSQQFGRKNYFAASIIIFTVSSFFCGNSTNLWELVFFRFIQGMGGGALLVTAQTIITESYPPAKRSMAQAIYGMGVIVGPTLGPPLGGYIVDHFSWPYIFYINVPLGIIAVLLTLSFVRSPKYGEKQAAKDVDWWGMVFLIMFIGSLQYVLEHGQQDDWFSNSTIVVLSVASVLGLLFFVWRELTYDRPIVNLRVLKDKNLQVGVVMSFILGFGLFGSTFVIPIYTQSILGWTATDAGLLLIPSSLMTGAMMPFIGKMIQNGVPQKYMVALGLCIFFGFSFVMYSRLTNDTGAEHMFWPLIFRGVGLGLLFVPVMTLSLSTLSGKSIGEGAAFTGMMRQLGGSFGIALITTFISRFTQAHRVNLLSHLDTTSFEVQQRVNQLQASFIAKGFAPNEALAKAYQLLEGSVTKQATVLSYMDVFLYIGLLFIACVPFVLMIKQGKNKVDTSSLH
- a CDS encoding membrane protein — protein: MKLLLILFTAFFISLVGTKLVYGFWDFSFAGNLGMSVFIIFTGLSHFKFQKGMTMMMPDFMPAKLFFVYLTGVLEIAAGIGLMIPSLRTITAVLLIIFFIVVFIANVNSSKKMINMFKADYTGPGMNYLYAQRLPMQLILIAWVWYFGLYIK